The Deltaproteobacteria bacterium genome window below encodes:
- a CDS encoding TonB C-terminal domain-containing protein — translation MIRYPVEVRRRPARLVLFVACGLVSLAINAVTVMGLGELTTTEASIDPCLLRNLGNGLVTRRMPTAAELACTPEQVTFIELDPPPPEPPPEPPEIALAPKPKPKPKLKPKPELEFDELPEPEPEKEPEKEPEKEPEAEPEEPSEPIAFELEQLKSVEQPDELDEKDSPENADYLSNINRDVAEQTRSAITNLEKDAIQPKASQTEPSPEPTPGTANESKIAQEVERPAQEAKTSPPEPPSPVEQRPQQDDPQPKSLLAMRDLEHRDHQMAQDAHEALANEAADGTLQHEQKRQSSIAKQDAQAKIDAKDPIYRFKPRQKDLLALFGKDKQAPQRPDGSHASKTKGVWEDVRAHYQSPLENMVPEVKVGNQTALRSRKHPFARFIAQMHRTIHDAWAWGFLEQLDTRGSSHPLNDYGLWSRVEIVMDRAGKIEKVTTVRHSGSLAFDAAAREIVWSSGPFPDPPKEILSGNGKIYVHWAFHRDERACGTFGAQPFILDNTGSGDRPDPDREIRGGRAESESLGRRLSKPKAGAGPEGPAAPAPHGHGEDDGHGHAHGGGGTGGGGGTGGGGAGGGGGGGSTVPSTGGGSGVPGTPPPAATPDPEDPSAVDAAAKKLANEWLAYFAKGDIDRAVARSSLPFSAGDTVAARTRDELREILATMHEESKGAGKPKGAQIHSAADLRKLFGSVPAGVQEGEGRTYALTKFGNELVILVLEKKFGSWRVVGVSR, via the coding sequence GTGATCCGCTACCCTGTCGAGGTGCGTCGGCGTCCCGCACGGCTCGTGCTGTTCGTCGCGTGCGGCCTCGTGTCGCTCGCGATCAACGCCGTGACCGTCATGGGCCTCGGCGAGCTCACCACCACCGAGGCCAGCATCGACCCGTGTCTGCTGCGCAACCTCGGCAATGGCCTGGTCACGCGGCGGATGCCCACCGCAGCCGAGCTCGCGTGCACGCCCGAGCAGGTGACATTCATCGAGCTCGATCCGCCGCCACCGGAGCCGCCGCCCGAGCCGCCCGAGATTGCGCTCGCGCCCAAGCCCAAGCCCAAGCCCAAGCTCAAGCCCAAGCCGGAGCTCGAGTTCGACGAGCTGCCCGAGCCCGAGCCCGAGAAGGAGCCGGAGAAGGAGCCGGAGAAGGAGCCCGAGGCCGAGCCCGAGGAGCCCTCGGAGCCGATCGCGTTCGAGCTCGAGCAGCTGAAGTCGGTCGAGCAGCCCGACGAACTCGACGAGAAGGACTCGCCCGAGAACGCGGACTACCTCTCCAACATCAATCGCGACGTCGCCGAGCAGACCCGCTCGGCGATCACCAACCTCGAGAAGGACGCGATCCAGCCCAAGGCCTCGCAGACGGAGCCGTCGCCCGAGCCGACCCCGGGGACCGCCAACGAGTCGAAGATCGCCCAGGAGGTCGAGCGCCCAGCGCAGGAGGCCAAGACCTCACCGCCCGAGCCGCCTTCGCCGGTCGAGCAGCGGCCGCAGCAAGACGACCCCCAGCCCAAGAGTCTGCTCGCGATGCGAGACCTCGAGCACCGCGATCATCAGATGGCGCAGGATGCCCACGAGGCGCTCGCCAACGAGGCGGCCGACGGCACCCTGCAGCACGAGCAGAAGCGACAATCGAGCATCGCGAAGCAGGACGCGCAGGCGAAGATCGACGCGAAGGATCCGATCTACCGCTTCAAGCCGCGACAGAAGGACCTGCTGGCGCTGTTCGGCAAGGACAAGCAGGCGCCCCAGCGCCCCGATGGCTCGCACGCGTCGAAGACCAAGGGCGTGTGGGAGGACGTGCGGGCGCACTACCAGTCGCCGCTCGAGAACATGGTGCCCGAGGTCAAGGTCGGCAATCAGACCGCCCTGCGCTCGCGCAAGCACCCGTTCGCGCGCTTCATCGCGCAGATGCACCGCACGATCCACGACGCGTGGGCGTGGGGCTTCCTCGAGCAGCTCGATACCCGTGGCTCGAGTCATCCGCTCAACGACTACGGGCTGTGGTCGCGGGTCGAGATCGTGATGGACCGCGCCGGCAAGATCGAGAAGGTCACCACCGTCCGCCACTCGGGCAGCCTCGCGTTCGATGCGGCGGCGCGGGAAATCGTGTGGTCGTCGGGTCCGTTCCCCGATCCGCCCAAGGAGATTCTCTCGGGCAACGGCAAGATCTACGTCCACTGGGCCTTCCACCGCGACGAGCGGGCGTGCGGCACGTTCGGCGCACAGCCATTCATCCTCGACAACACCGGCAGCGGCGATCGGCCCGATCCCGATCGCGAGATCCGGGGGGGGCGCGCCGAGTCGGAGTCCCTGGGGCGCCGGCTCTCGAAGCCCAAGGCGGGTGCAGGCCCGGAGGGTCCCGCCGCCCCGGCGCCGCATGGGCACGGTGAGGACGACGGGCACGGCCACGCCCACGGCGGCGGTGGCACGGGTGGCGGCGGTGGTACGGGTGGCGGTGGTGCCGGAGGCGGCGGCGGTGGTGGTTCGACCGTGCCGTCGACCGGCGGCGGCTCGGGCGTGCCGGGCACCCCACCGCCGGCGGCCACGCCCGATCCCGAAGATCCGTCGGCCGTCGACGCGGCGGCGAAGAAGCTCGCCAACGAATGGCTGGCGTACTTCGCCAAGGGCGACATCGATCGCGCGGTCGCGCGATCGAGCCTGCCGTTCTCGGCGGGCGACACGGTCGCCGCGCGGACGCGTGACGAGCTACGCGAGATCCTCGCGACGATGCACGAGGAATCCAAGGGCGCAGGCAAGCCCAAGGGCGCGCAGATCCACAGCGCCGCCGACCTGCGCAAGCTCTTCGGCAGCGTGCCGGCGGGCGTGCAGGAGGGCGAGGGGCGGACCTACGCGCTCACCAAGTTCGGCAACGAGCTGGTGATCCTCGTGCTCGAGAAGAAGTTCGGCAGCTGGCGCGTGGTCGGCGTGTCCCGCTGA
- the lexA gene encoding transcriptional repressor LexA, whose product MRPDLTDRQRQALEYITDCLSARGYPPTLREIGEHMGIRSTNGVNDHLKALERKGYLVREELKSRALRPVDLKEPREEIEVDILGRVAAGEPILAEENVIDRVVVDRHFLGAVKAKDVFGLVVRGESMIDDGIFDGDYIFVRKQSSAEPGEIVVVVIEGEATCKRYYPEGDRVRLQPANDAMAPIYVRRSDFRSIDILGKVVGVYRRLH is encoded by the coding sequence GTGCGACCCGACTTGACCGACCGGCAGCGACAGGCCCTCGAGTACATCACCGACTGCCTCTCCGCGCGCGGCTACCCGCCGACGCTGCGCGAGATCGGCGAGCACATGGGCATCCGCTCGACCAACGGCGTCAACGATCACCTCAAGGCGCTCGAGCGCAAGGGCTACCTGGTCCGCGAGGAGCTCAAGAGCCGTGCTCTGCGCCCCGTCGATCTGAAGGAGCCCCGCGAGGAGATCGAGGTCGACATCCTCGGTCGCGTCGCCGCTGGCGAGCCCATCCTCGCCGAGGAGAACGTCATCGACCGCGTGGTCGTCGACCGGCACTTCCTCGGGGCTGTGAAGGCCAAGGACGTGTTCGGCCTCGTGGTGCGCGGCGAGAGCATGATCGACGACGGCATCTTCGACGGCGACTACATCTTCGTGCGCAAGCAGAGCAGCGCGGAGCCCGGCGAGATCGTCGTCGTCGTCATCGAGGGTGAGGCGACCTGCAAGCGCTACTACCCCGAGGGTGACCGCGTGCGGCTGCAGCCGGCCAACGACGCGATGGCGCCGATCTACGTGCGCCGCTCCGACTTTCGCAGCATCGACATCCTCGGCAAGGTCGTCGGTGTGTACCGCCGGCTGCACTAG
- a CDS encoding alpha/beta fold hydrolase, with product MHRRYLLLHGSWHGAWCWFKVAPRLRRGGEVVVPDLPGRGRMPAWAPSLTLPRMVRAIAPLVGGPVPTTIVVHSRYGVLATALAEAMPHAIRRVVYLAAYLLPSGARARDAFAADVDSLLRPHVAVDHLRVRDRLDPVAYREGLYADCCDDDVELARALLCAEPSLPALARVRTTDDGWGRVPKAYIRLTQDRAVSIAAQDRMLAACPVDRIESLHASHSAYFSQPDALVASIERVDAD from the coding sequence ATGCACAGACGCTACTTGCTGCTCCACGGCAGCTGGCACGGAGCCTGGTGTTGGTTCAAGGTGGCACCGCGACTGCGGCGCGGGGGCGAGGTGGTGGTGCCGGATCTCCCCGGGCGTGGGCGCATGCCCGCGTGGGCACCGTCGCTGACGCTGCCGCGGATGGTGCGAGCGATCGCGCCGCTCGTCGGCGGACCGGTACCCACGACGATCGTGGTCCACAGCCGCTACGGCGTGCTGGCGACCGCGCTCGCCGAGGCGATGCCGCACGCGATCCGCCGCGTGGTGTATCTCGCGGCGTACCTGCTGCCCAGCGGTGCTCGTGCGCGCGACGCCTTCGCGGCCGACGTCGACTCGTTGCTGCGCCCCCATGTCGCGGTCGATCACCTGCGCGTGCGCGACCGTCTCGACCCCGTCGCATACCGCGAGGGGCTGTACGCCGACTGCTGCGACGACGACGTCGAGCTCGCGCGCGCGCTTCTGTGCGCCGAGCCCTCGCTGCCGGCGCTCGCGCGGGTGCGGACCACCGACGACGGCTGGGGCCGAGTGCCCAAGGCGTACATCCGCCTCACCCAGGATCGCGCGGTGTCGATCGCGGCGCAGGATCGCATGCTCGCAGCTTGTCCAGTCGACCGCATCGAGAGCCTGCACGCCAGCCACTCCGCGTACTTCTCGCAGCCCGACGCCCTCGTGGCGTCGATCGAGCGCGTCGACGCCGACTAG
- a CDS encoding VCBS repeat-containing protein, which produces MRRKIIAAMACGTALSCGGSGSNDPFASGTGGSDSTGNPGSASLSSSTTGVADSSEGDPGPGPKLDILQPDLMPVFPPPSCEVVDGMDAVGECGTQAPANAFTPDVQWSWNGGAVIVTPLVANLTDDNGDGAIDLCDTPEVIVAAASGLGAKITLLDGATGIEQMQFPTTVGSSVTPALGDLDGDGVAEIVSAIGGPLPGPMAVVAFDHVGNVLWQTDAIWPQDQGGAVGIADFDADGSPEVYADGFILDATGTLLFQAPAQTGWFIAQRNTATVAADLDDDGDLELVLGQAAYHHDGTVVYADTTIKPGYPQIANLDDDSDPEILINNDDGITVLEHDGTVKYKDQKPTGDAGLGAWFRPSTVHDFDGDGVSDFAVSSAASYSVYDRDLSIQWSAAVQDSSGWAAGTAFDFLGAGHAEAMYADEASLFVFDQNGAPLLTVPRSSRTLVEYPVVADVDNDGSSEIVVVSSDDWDGNQTAPSVQVIRDADDRWIQSRRIWNQHAYHVTNVREDGTIPAVEPKSWQLLNTYRTNAQIENGSVCQPPAG; this is translated from the coding sequence ATGCGACGCAAGATTATCGCGGCCATGGCGTGCGGCACGGCGCTGTCGTGCGGCGGTTCCGGCTCGAACGACCCCTTCGCGAGCGGCACCGGCGGGAGCGACAGCACGGGCAACCCCGGCAGCGCGAGCCTGTCGAGCAGCACCACCGGCGTGGCCGACAGCTCCGAGGGCGATCCGGGCCCGGGACCCAAGCTCGACATCCTGCAGCCCGACCTCATGCCGGTGTTCCCGCCGCCCAGCTGCGAGGTCGTCGACGGCATGGACGCGGTCGGCGAGTGCGGCACCCAGGCGCCGGCGAACGCCTTCACCCCCGATGTGCAGTGGAGCTGGAACGGCGGCGCGGTGATCGTGACGCCGCTGGTCGCCAACCTCACCGACGACAACGGCGACGGGGCGATCGATCTCTGCGACACGCCCGAGGTCATCGTCGCCGCCGCCTCAGGCCTGGGCGCGAAGATCACCCTGCTCGATGGCGCCACCGGCATCGAGCAGATGCAGTTCCCGACCACCGTGGGTTCGTCGGTGACGCCCGCGCTCGGCGATCTCGACGGCGACGGCGTGGCCGAGATCGTCAGCGCAATCGGTGGGCCCTTGCCGGGTCCGATGGCGGTGGTGGCGTTCGACCACGTCGGCAACGTGCTGTGGCAGACCGATGCCATCTGGCCGCAGGACCAAGGCGGCGCGGTCGGCATCGCCGACTTCGACGCGGATGGCTCGCCCGAGGTCTACGCCGACGGCTTCATCCTCGACGCGACTGGCACCCTGCTGTTCCAGGCGCCAGCGCAGACCGGTTGGTTCATCGCCCAGCGCAACACCGCCACCGTCGCTGCGGATCTCGACGACGACGGCGACCTCGAGCTCGTGCTCGGGCAGGCCGCGTACCACCACGACGGCACGGTGGTCTACGCCGACACCACCATCAAACCCGGCTACCCGCAGATCGCCAACCTCGACGACGACAGCGATCCCGAGATCCTCATCAACAACGACGACGGCATCACCGTGCTCGAGCACGACGGCACCGTGAAGTACAAGGACCAGAAGCCCACCGGCGACGCCGGCCTCGGCGCGTGGTTCCGTCCGTCGACGGTGCACGACTTCGACGGTGACGGCGTCTCGGACTTCGCAGTCAGCTCGGCGGCGAGCTACAGCGTGTACGACCGCGATCTGTCGATCCAGTGGAGCGCCGCCGTGCAGGACAGCTCGGGTTGGGCCGCCGGCACCGCGTTCGACTTCCTCGGCGCCGGCCATGCCGAGGCGATGTACGCCGACGAGGCCAGCCTGTTCGTGTTCGACCAGAACGGCGCGCCACTGCTGACGGTGCCCCGCAGCTCGCGGACGCTGGTCGAGTATCCGGTGGTCGCCGACGTCGACAACGACGGCTCGTCGGAGATCGTCGTGGTCTCGAGCGACGACTGGGACGGCAACCAGACCGCCCCCAGCGTGCAGGTCATCCGCGATGCCGACGACCGCTGGATCCAGTCGCGCCGCATCTGGAACCAGCACGCGTACCACGTGACCAACGTGCGCGAGGACGGCACCATCCCCGCGGTCGAGCCCAAGTCGTGGCAGCTGCTCAACACCTACCGCACCAACGCGCAGATCGAGAACGGCTCGGTTTGTCAGCCGCCCGCGGGCTGA
- a CDS encoding neutral/alkaline non-lysosomal ceramidase N-terminal domain-containing protein, whose protein sequence is MTTHDEPQSQRSDDRNLAAPGRWHAGVGRADITVWRPGLGMMGWGMLENYAESVATPLSARAFVLRAGDHGPAFAMVCCELAFISLALHDAVTRRVAATPELAVLGLARDRLLLLATHTHSGPGGFTHYPFYNVTIPGFAQEILDGLADGITAALAQAAAAVQPATLRFDADEFAPELPVAFNRVVHCYNRNPDVTPVTAAEAHLAIDRRLRLLRIEDAEGTPIGSINWFAVHCTSVHSDNHALHFDNKGHAAAQLEHSLRTRGIDHHVGAFAQGAAGDVTPNRRRHPGKPFVRGELPDDDASARLCGGLQAELARKVLDNAARTPSLSPRIACAHAFVDMSRVAIDPRFVGGREGLHTSAGEIGMAMFFGTEEGPGLPRRVRGLQRWFARARAMLRARTRSPEVAAAQAEKLTWVESTQHRVLGLRRLGRLPALRGRGRVARAVQLFRALEQERQPWTPQVLPVQLVVLGELALAAVPHEFTTVAGRRLCRSLAQSLAAMGVHEVVLAGYANAYAGYVTTPEEYEVQEYEGASTHFGKWTLPAYQSVFERLAARLLDRGAAASTLPEAVPPAFTAQELAARAFT, encoded by the coding sequence ATGACGACGCACGACGAACCGCAATCGCAGCGCAGCGACGATCGGAACCTCGCAGCCCCCGGCCGGTGGCACGCCGGGGTCGGCCGCGCCGACATCACGGTGTGGCGCCCCGGGCTCGGCATGATGGGCTGGGGCATGCTCGAGAACTACGCGGAGTCGGTCGCGACGCCGCTGTCGGCCCGCGCGTTCGTGCTGCGCGCCGGTGACCACGGCCCGGCGTTCGCGATGGTCTGCTGCGAGCTCGCGTTCATCTCGCTCGCGCTGCACGACGCGGTCACCCGGCGAGTCGCCGCGACGCCGGAGCTCGCGGTGCTGGGGCTCGCACGCGATCGCCTGCTGCTGCTGGCCACGCACACCCACAGCGGTCCGGGCGGCTTCACCCACTACCCGTTCTACAACGTCACCATCCCCGGCTTCGCGCAGGAGATCCTCGACGGCCTCGCCGACGGCATCACCGCCGCGCTCGCGCAGGCCGCCGCGGCGGTCCAGCCCGCGACACTGCGCTTCGACGCCGACGAGTTCGCGCCCGAGCTGCCGGTCGCGTTCAACCGCGTGGTGCACTGCTACAACCGCAACCCCGACGTCACGCCCGTGACGGCGGCCGAGGCCCACCTCGCGATCGATCGCCGCCTGCGGCTGCTGCGGATCGAGGACGCCGAGGGCACGCCGATCGGCTCGATCAACTGGTTCGCGGTGCACTGCACCAGCGTGCACAGCGACAACCACGCGCTCCACTTCGACAACAAGGGCCACGCGGCCGCGCAGCTCGAGCACAGCCTGCGCACGCGCGGCATCGATCACCACGTCGGCGCGTTCGCCCAGGGGGCCGCCGGCGACGTCACCCCCAACCGCCGTCGTCACCCCGGCAAGCCGTTCGTGCGCGGTGAGCTGCCCGACGACGACGCCAGCGCGCGCCTGTGCGGCGGGCTGCAGGCCGAGCTCGCGCGCAAGGTGCTCGACAACGCCGCGCGCACGCCGTCGCTGTCGCCGCGGATCGCCTGCGCCCACGCGTTCGTCGACATGTCGCGCGTCGCGATCGATCCCCGCTTCGTCGGCGGACGCGAGGGCCTGCACACCAGCGCCGGCGAGATCGGCATGGCGATGTTCTTCGGCACCGAGGAGGGCCCCGGCCTGCCGCGCCGCGTGCGGGGCCTGCAGCGGTGGTTCGCGCGCGCGCGGGCCATGCTCCGCGCCCGCACGCGCAGCCCCGAGGTCGCGGCGGCACAGGCCGAGAAGCTCACGTGGGTCGAGAGCACGCAGCACCGCGTGCTCGGGCTGCGGCGCCTGGGGCGGCTGCCGGCGCTGCGCGGGCGCGGGCGGGTGGCGCGGGCGGTGCAGCTGTTCCGCGCGCTCGAGCAGGAGCGGCAGCCGTGGACGCCGCAGGTGCTGCCGGTGCAGCTGGTCGTGCTCGGCGAGCTCGCACTCGCGGCGGTGCCCCACGAGTTCACCACCGTCGCGGGCCGCCGGCTGTGCCGCTCGCTCGCGCAGTCGCTCGCGGCGATGGGCGTCCACGAGGTCGTGCTCGCCGGCTACGCCAATGCCTACGCCGGCTACGTGACGACACCCGAGGAGTACGAGGTGCAGGAGTACGAGGGCGCGAGCACCCACTTCGGCAAGTGGACGCTGCCGGCGTACCAGAGCGTGTTCGAGCGCCTCGCGGCGCGCCTGCTCGATCGCGGCGCGGCAGCGTCCACGCTGCCCGAGGCGGTGCCGCCGGCGTTCACCGCCCAGGAGCTGGCGGCACGCGCCTTCACGTAG
- a CDS encoding TIGR04552 family protein — protein sequence MTSTRVPTASAFLPGRELGPERATALEWSAQDLHEMQLLLTGDSVIDWHRLDLTGPEDVRRLLRLNSIDVDNPDDLRRLDDLRARAVYYLTENLGLRVDESIATSTPAIELPLVASSRGRLQRQACVLLKVMDIMYHLDARELRTLLSIPDHALYELVEQSIMVLFDELRASGVPVVEFAWSRKTPDSLVTKLLVKRETSAARVFDRLRFRVVVERFEDLLPTLHVMLTRFVPFNYVVPGQTVNSLLDVALLDRRADAADSGRVAPQPQDVPNEFSARGYEVFNFVADLPVRVDALLGGEERGSGNVVFVLAEFQIMDRATAIANEQGESSHSAYKLRQHQRVRERLLRGPRKQAADASDASDDGAGG from the coding sequence ATGACGTCCACCCGTGTGCCCACCGCGAGCGCGTTCCTTCCCGGACGCGAGCTCGGACCCGAGCGAGCGACCGCGCTCGAGTGGAGCGCACAGGATCTGCACGAGATGCAGCTGTTGCTGACCGGCGACTCGGTCATCGACTGGCACCGTCTCGACCTCACCGGACCCGAGGACGTCCGTCGACTGCTGCGTCTCAACAGCATCGACGTCGACAACCCCGACGACCTGCGACGCCTCGACGACCTGCGCGCGCGCGCGGTCTACTACCTGACCGAGAATCTCGGCCTGCGCGTCGACGAGAGCATCGCGACCTCGACCCCCGCCATCGAGCTGCCCTTGGTGGCCTCGAGCCGCGGACGCCTGCAGCGGCAGGCCTGCGTGCTGCTCAAGGTCATGGACATCATGTACCACCTCGACGCCCGCGAGCTGCGGACGTTGCTGTCGATCCCCGACCACGCGCTCTACGAGCTGGTCGAGCAGTCGATCATGGTGCTGTTCGACGAGCTGCGCGCGTCGGGAGTACCGGTGGTCGAGTTCGCGTGGTCGCGCAAGACCCCGGACTCGCTGGTGACCAAGCTGCTGGTGAAGCGTGAGACCAGCGCCGCGCGGGTGTTCGACCGCCTGCGTTTCCGCGTGGTGGTGGAGCGCTTCGAGGACCTGTTGCCGACGCTGCACGTGATGCTCACGCGCTTCGTGCCGTTCAACTACGTCGTGCCCGGTCAGACCGTGAACAGCCTGCTCGACGTGGCGCTGCTCGATCGCCGCGCCGACGCGGCCGACTCCGGCCGGGTCGCCCCGCAGCCCCAGGACGTGCCCAACGAGTTCTCCGCGCGGGGCTACGAGGTCTTCAACTTCGTCGCCGACCTACCGGTCCGGGTCGACGCGCTGCTCGGCGGCGAAGAGCGCGGCAGCGGCAACGTGGTGTTCGTGCTCGCGGAGTTCCAGATCATGGATCGTGCGACCGCCATCGCCAACGAGCAGGGCGAGAGCTCGCACTCGGCGTACAAGCTCCGTCAGCACCAGCGCGTGCGCGAGCGGCTGCTGCGAGGGCCTCGCAAGCAGGCCGCCGACGCCAGCGATGCCAGTGACGACGGCGCGGGCGGCTGA
- a CDS encoding GcvT family protein, producing the protein MTDPVLPARARVVIIGGGIIGCSVAYHLAHMGCRDVVLLERDRLTSGTTWHAAGLIVTFGSTSETSTQMRQYTRDLYARLEAETEVATGFKPVGFIGLATSRDRLEEFRRVSAFNRHCGVDVHEISAREVQDLFPLARTDDVLAGFYVPQDGRANPVDVTMSLARGARMQGARIIEGVAVTGVTSHRGRVTGVRTEFGEIEAEFVVNCAGMWARQLGERNGVSIPLQAAEHYYLITDAMPGLSSDCPVIEDPASYGYFREEVGGLMIGLFEPVCAPWKVEGVPQDFSFGDLAPDWDRMGRWVETAMKRVPLSLDTGVKKFFCGPESFTPDLQPIVGEAPELANYFVAAGMNSIGILTGGGLGRVLAHWILNGRPDVDITGFDIARVHPYQTNPEYRRTRTVESLGMVYQCHYPTRSLQTARDVKRSALHDRLAAQGAYFRDVSGWEGADWYAGAGVTPDPGPLTWGRPQWFEHWRAEHEAARAGVIVMDMSFMAKFLVQGRDAGAVLERVSANRVDGESGMITYTQWLDEAGLLQADLTVTKLDDERYWVVASDTAHRHVQWWLQRHIGDAHAFVTDVTSGWAQINVQGPRSRALLQSITAVDLGNESFPFRSARTIDIGFAKVLCVRITYLGELGYELYVPAEQAVHVHERLTAAGAAHGLRHAGLKALASLRMEKGYRDYGHDIDNTDSVLEAGLGFAVDLKKPGGFVGRDAVLAKKAAGPLTRRLLQVQLLDPEPLMFHAEIVRRDGIEVGYVRAASYGFTLGGAVGLAMIATDGAPLDAAWIDAGSWEIEIAGRRVPAKASLKPLYDPANLRIKS; encoded by the coding sequence ATGACGGATCCGGTCCTGCCCGCGCGCGCGCGCGTCGTCATCATCGGTGGCGGCATCATCGGTTGCTCGGTGGCCTACCACCTCGCGCACATGGGCTGTCGCGATGTGGTGCTACTCGAGCGTGATCGCCTGACGTCGGGCACCACCTGGCACGCGGCCGGCCTGATCGTGACGTTCGGCTCGACCTCCGAGACCTCGACGCAGATGCGCCAGTACACCCGCGATCTGTATGCGCGGCTCGAGGCCGAGACCGAGGTCGCGACCGGCTTCAAGCCGGTCGGCTTCATCGGGCTGGCGACCTCGCGCGATCGGCTCGAGGAGTTCCGTCGGGTGTCGGCGTTCAACCGGCACTGCGGCGTCGACGTGCACGAGATCTCGGCGCGCGAGGTGCAGGACCTGTTCCCGCTCGCGCGCACCGACGACGTGCTGGCCGGGTTCTACGTGCCGCAGGACGGCCGCGCCAACCCGGTCGACGTGACGATGTCGCTGGCCCGCGGCGCCCGCATGCAGGGCGCGCGCATCATCGAGGGCGTCGCGGTCACCGGCGTGACCTCGCACCGCGGCCGCGTGACGGGCGTGCGCACCGAGTTCGGCGAGATCGAGGCCGAGTTCGTCGTCAACTGTGCCGGCATGTGGGCGCGGCAGCTGGGTGAGCGCAACGGCGTGAGCATCCCGCTGCAGGCGGCCGAGCACTACTACCTCATCACCGACGCGATGCCGGGGCTGTCGTCCGACTGTCCCGTGATCGAGGACCCCGCGTCGTACGGCTACTTCCGCGAGGAGGTGGGCGGCCTGATGATCGGGCTGTTCGAGCCGGTGTGCGCGCCGTGGAAGGTCGAGGGCGTGCCGCAGGACTTCTCGTTCGGCGATCTCGCGCCCGACTGGGACCGCATGGGTCGGTGGGTCGAGACCGCGATGAAGCGCGTGCCGCTGTCGCTCGATACTGGCGTGAAGAAGTTCTTCTGCGGGCCCGAGAGCTTCACGCCCGACCTGCAGCCGATCGTCGGCGAGGCACCCGAGCTGGCCAACTACTTCGTGGCCGCGGGCATGAACTCGATCGGCATCCTCACCGGCGGTGGGCTCGGACGCGTGCTGGCACACTGGATCTTGAACGGTCGCCCCGACGTCGACATCACCGGCTTCGACATCGCGCGCGTGCACCCGTACCAGACCAACCCCGAGTACCGACGCACGCGCACCGTCGAGTCGCTGGGCATGGTCTACCAGTGCCACTACCCCACGCGCAGCCTGCAGACCGCACGCGACGTGAAGCGCTCGGCGCTCCACGATCGACTCGCGGCCCAGGGCGCGTACTTCCGCGACGTGAGCGGCTGGGAGGGCGCCGACTGGTACGCCGGCGCCGGTGTGACGCCGGATCCCGGACCGCTGACCTGGGGCCGACCGCAGTGGTTCGAGCACTGGCGAGCCGAGCACGAGGCCGCGCGAGCGGGCGTGATCGTCATGGACATGTCGTTCATGGCCAAGTTCCTGGTCCAGGGCCGCGACGCCGGGGCGGTGCTCGAGCGCGTCAGTGCGAATCGAGTCGACGGCGAGAGCGGCATGATCACGTACACGCAGTGGCTCGACGAGGCGGGCCTGCTGCAGGCCGACCTCACCGTCACCAAGCTCGACGACGAGCGCTACTGGGTGGTGGCGTCGGACACTGCGCATCGCCACGTGCAGTGGTGGCTGCAGCGTCACATCGGCGACGCCCACGCGTTCGTGACCGACGTGACCTCGGGCTGGGCGCAGATCAACGTGCAAGGTCCCCGCAGCCGCGCGCTGCTGCAGTCGATCACCGCGGTCGATCTCGGCAACGAGTCGTTCCCGTTCCGCAGCGCTCGCACCATCGACATCGGCTTCGCGAAGGTGCTGTGCGTGCGCATCACATACCTCGGCGAGCTCGGCTACGAGCTCTACGTGCCGGCCGAGCAGGCGGTGCACGTCCATGAGCGCCTGACCGCGGCGGGCGCGGCGCATGGGCTGCGTCACGCGGGCCTCAAGGCGCTCGCGAGCCTGCGCATGGAGAAGGGCTACCGCGACTACGGCCACGACATCGACAACACCGACAGCGTGTTGGAGGCCGGGCTCGGCTTCGCGGTCGATCTGAAGAAGCCCGGCGGCTTCGTCGGTCGCGACGCGGTGCTGGCCAAGAAGGCCGCCGGGCCGCTCACGCGCCGCCTGCTGCAGGTGCAGCTGCTCGACCCCGAGCCGTTGATGTTCCACGCCGAGATCGTGCGCCGCGACGGCATCGAGGTCGGCTACGTGCGGGCGGCGTCCTATGGCTTCACGCTCGGCGGCGCGGTCGGACTCGCGATGATCGCGACCGACGGCGCGCCGCTCGATGCGGCGTGGATCGACGCGGGTAGCTGGGAGATCGAGATCGCTGGTCGCCGCGTGCCGGCGAAGGCCTCGCTCAAGCCGCTGTACGACCCGGCCAACCTGCGCATCAAGTCCTGA